GGGCCTGCGGCGATAGTCTGGGTGGCAAACCATGTGCATTCGGAACGTCTGCAAGGCCTGGGCAGGACATAGACAACGTGAACGCGACCAAGCGCCCGAAAATTGAGCCCGACACACCGGTGCCATCACCGCTGTCACAGACGTAACACCAGGCACACTGGTAACAACAAATAACGCCAGGAGGGTATGGCCGTGTACCGAGTCTTTGAAGCGCTGGACGAGCTGAGCGCAATTGTCGAAGAAGCCCGTGGCGTGCCGATGACGGCAGGGTGCGTCGTTCCGCGTGGTGATGTCCTGGAACTGATCGACGACATCAAGGACGCGATCCCCGGCGAACTCGACGACGCGCAAGACGTGCTCGATGCCCGTGACTCGATGCTGCACGACGCGAAGTCGCACGCCGACTCGATGGTGTCGTCGGCGACCACCGAGTCCGAGTCGATGGTCAACCACGCCCGCGCCGAGGCCGACCGGTTGCTGTCCGACGCCAAGGCGCAGGCCGACCGGATGGTCAGCGAGGCACGTCAGCACAGTGAGCGGATGGTCGGCGAAGCGCGCGAGGAGGCCATGCGCATCGCGGCCTCGGCGAAGCGGGAGTACGAGGCCAGCGTCAGCCGCGCCAAGACCGAGTGCGACCGGCTGATCGAGAACGGCAACATCTCCTACGAGAAGGCCGTGCAGGAAGGCATCAAGGAACAGCAGCGGCTGGTGTCGCAGAACGAGGTGGTTCAGGCCGCTCATGCCGAGTCCACCCGGCTCATCGACACGGCGCACGCCGAGGCTGACCGGTTGCGCGGCGAGTGCGACATCTAT
This genomic stretch from Mycobacterium paragordonae harbors:
- the sepIVA gene encoding cell division protein SepIVA, whose translation is MYRVFEALDELSAIVEEARGVPMTAGCVVPRGDVLELIDDIKDAIPGELDDAQDVLDARDSMLHDAKSHADSMVSSATTESESMVNHARAEADRLLSDAKAQADRMVSEARQHSERMVGEAREEAMRIAASAKREYEASVSRAKTECDRLIENGNISYEKAVQEGIKEQQRLVSQNEVVQAAHAESTRLIDTAHAEADRLRGECDIYVDTKLAEFEEFLNGTLRSVGRGRHQLRTAAGTHDYVTR